In Cololabis saira isolate AMF1-May2022 chromosome 10, fColSai1.1, whole genome shotgun sequence, a single window of DNA contains:
- the LOC133453041 gene encoding tripartite motif-containing protein 16-like, translating to MAQKGDQLDQETFSCSICLEILKDPVAIPCGHSYCMNCIKSYWDEGEKKLPSCPQCRRTFTQKPELVKNTMLAALVEQLKKTGLQAAPADHCYAGPEDVACDFCSGRKLKATKSCLVCLVSYCKNHLQPHHDVAPLKKHKLVDPSKNLQDNICPRHDEVMKMFCRTDQKCICYLCSVDEHKGHDTVSAAAERTERQREMEVSRQQIQQEIQDREKDVKLLQHEVEAINQSADKTVEDSEEIFTELISLLQKRSSDVKQQIRSQQETEVRRVRELEEKLQQEITDLKRRDAEMKQLSDTEDHNQFLHNYPSLSPLSESTHSSSISIRALRYFQDVTAAVSEVRGQLQDILRDTWTNISLTITDVDVLLSQPEPEPKSRAGFLKYSCEITLDPNTVHTRLLLSEENRKVTLMDKDQSYSSHPDRFTTYYQVLSRESLTGRHYWEVEKKADVVYVAVSYKNISRSGNESGFGYNDKSWSLYCCSDRYVFCYNNITTSISSPQSSRIGVYLDHRAGVLSFYSVSGTMTLLHRVQTSFTQPLHAGVWVGDTDGDSAEFCKLK from the coding sequence ATGGCGCAGAAAGGAGAtcagctggaccaggaaaccTTTTCTTGTTCGATCTGCTTGGAGATTTTAAAGGATCCGGTGGctattccctgtggacacagttaCTGTATGAACTGTATTAAATCCTACTGggatgaaggagagaagaaactcCCCAGCTGTCCTCAGTGTAGACGAACTTTCACTCAGAAACCTGAGCTGGTGAAAAACACCATGTTAGCAGCTTTAGTGGAGCAGCTGAAGAAGACGGGACtccaagctgctcctgctgatcactgctatgctggacctgaAGATGTGGCCTGTGATTTCTGCTCTGGAAGAAAACTGAAAGCCACCAAGTCCTGTTTGGTCTGTCTGGTCTCTTACTGCAAGAATCACCTTCAACCTCATCATGATGTGGCTCCATTAAAGAAACACAAGCTGGTGGATCCCtccaagaacctgcaggacaacatctgcccccgtcatgacgaggtgatgaagatgttctgtcgtactgatcagaagtgtatctgttatctctgctctgtggatgaacataaaggccacgacacagtctcagctgcagcagaaagaactgagaggcagagagagatggaggtgagtcgacaacaaatccagcaagagatccaggacagagagaaagatgtgaagctgcttcagcatgaggtggaggccatcaatcagtctgctgataaaacagtggaggacagtgaggagatcttcactgagctgatctctctcctccagaaaagaagctctgatgtgaagcagcagatcagatcccagcaggaaactgaagtgaggagagtcagagagctggaggagaagctgcagcaggagatcactgacctgaagaggagagacgctgagatgaagcagctctcagacaccgaggaccacaaccagtttctccacaactacccctcactgtcaccactcagtgagtccacacactcctccagcatcagcatccgtgCTCTCAGGTACTTCCAGGATGTGACAGCAgctgtgtcagaggtcagaggtcaactacaggacatcctgagagacacgtggacaaacatctcactgaccatcactgatgtggatgttttactgtcacaaccagaaccagaaccaaagagcagagctggattcttgaaatattcatgtgaaataactctggatccaaacacagtacacacacggctgttactgtcagaggagaacagaaaggtgactTTAATGGACAAAGATCAGTCTTATTCTAgtcatccagacagattcactACATATTATCAGGTCCTgagtagagagagtctgactggacgtcattactgggaggtggagaagaAAGCAGATGTAGTTTAtgtagcagtttcatacaagaatatcagcagatcagggAATGAAAGTGGATTTGGATATAATGACAAATCTTGGTCACTATATTGTTGCTCAGACAGATATGTATTTTGTTACAACAACATCACAACCTCCATCTCAAGTCCTCAGAGCTCCAGAATAGGAGTTTAcctggatcacagagcaggggttctgtccttctacagcgtctctggaaccatgaccctcctccacagagtccagacctccttCACTCAGCCGCTACACGCTGGAGTTTGGGTTGGTGACACTGATGGAGACTCAgctgagttctgtaaactcAAATAG
- the LOC133453042 gene encoding tripartite motif-containing protein 16-like isoform X1 translates to MAQKGDQLDQETFSCSICLEVLKDPVAIPCGHSYCMNCIKSYWDEGEKKLPSCPQCRRTFTQKPELVKNTMLAALVEQLKKTGLQAAPADHCYAGPEDVACDFCSGRKLKAVKSCLVCLASYCKNHLQPHHDVAVLKKHKLVDPSKNLQDNICPRHDEVMKMFCRTDQKCICYLCPVDEHKGHDTVSAAAERTERQREMEVSRQQIQQEIQDREKDVKLLQQEVEAINQSADKTVEDSEEIFTELISLLQKRSSDVKQQIRSQQETEVRRVRELEEKLQQEITDLKRRDAEMKQLSDTEDHNQFLHNYPSLSPLSESTHSSSISIRPLTHSSSISNRPLRYFQDVTAAVSEVRGQLQDILRDTWTNVSLAITDVDVLLSQPEPEPTSRAGFLKYSCEITLDPNTVHTRLLLSEENRKVTLMKKHQSYSSHPDRFTESGQVLSRESLTGRHYWEVEKKADVVEVAVSYKNISRSGDESGFGYNDKSWSLYCTSDSYAFWYNDIRTSISGPQSSRIGVYLDHRAGVLSFYSVSGTMTLLHRVQTSFTQPLHAGVYVDNTVGNSAELCKLK, encoded by the coding sequence ATGGCGCAGAAAGGAGAtcagctggaccaggaaaccttttcttgttcgatctgtttggaggttttaaaggatccggtggctattccctgtggacacagttaCTGTATGAACTGTATTAAATCCTACTGggatgaaggagagaagaaactcCCCAGCTGTCCTCAGTGTAGACGGACTTTCACTCAGAAACCTGAGCTGGTGAAAAACACCATGTTAGCAGCTTTAGTGGAGCAGCTGAAGAAGACGGGACtccaagctgctcctgctgatcactgctatgctggacctgaAGATGTGGCCTGTGATTTCTGCTCTGGGAGAAAACTGAAAGCCGTCAAGTCCTGTTTAGTCTGTCTGGCCTCTTACTGCAAGAATCACCTTCAACCTCATCATGATGTGGCTGTATTAAAGAAACACAAGCTGGTGGATCCCtccaagaacctgcaggacaacatctgcccccgtcatgacgaggtgatgaagatgttctgtcgtactgatcagaagtgtatctgttatctctgccctgtggatgaacataaaggccacgacacagtctcagctgcagcagaaaggactgagaggcagagagagatggaggtgagtcgacaacaaatccagcaggagatccaggacagagagaaagatgtgaagctgcttcagcaggaggtggaggccatcaatcagtctgctgataaaacagtggaggacagtgaggagatcttcactgagctgatctctctcctccagaaaagaagctctgatgtgaagcagcagatcagatcccagcaggaaactgaagtgaggagagtcagagagctggaggagaagctgcagcaggagatcactgacctgaagaggagagacgctgagatgaagcagctctcagacaccgaggaccacaaccagtttctccacaactacccctcactgtcaccactcagtgagtccacacactcctccagcatcagcatccgtcctctcacacactcctccagcatcagcaaccgtcctctcaggtactttcaggatgtgacagcagctgtgtcagaggtcagaggtcaactacaggacatcctgagagacacATGGACAAACGTCTCACTGGCCATCACTGatgtggatgttttactgtcacaaccagaaccagaaccaacgagcagagctggattcttgaaatattcatgtgaaatcactctggatccaaacacagtacacacacggctgttactgtcagaggagaacagaaaggtgactTTAATGAAGAAACATCAGTCTTATTCTAgtcatccagacagattcactGAATCTGGTCAGGTCCTgagtagagagagtctgactggacgtcattactgggaggtggagaagaAAGCAGATGTAGTTGAGgtagcagtttcatacaagaatatcagcagatcaggggATGAAAGTGGATTTGGATATAATGACAAATCTTGGTCACTATATTGTACCTCAGACAGTTATGCATTTTGGTACAACGACATCAGAACCTCCATCTCAGGTCCTCAGAGCTCCAGAATAGGAGTTTAcctggatcacagagcaggtgttctgtccttctacagcgtctctggaaccatgaccctcctccacagagtccagacctccttCACTCAGCCGCTACACGCTGGAGTTTATGTTGATAACACTGTTGGAAACTCAGCTGAGTTGTGTAAACTCAAATAG
- the LOC133453042 gene encoding E3 ubiquitin/ISG15 ligase TRIM25-like isoform X2 — translation MAQKGDQLDQETFSCSICLEVLKDPVAIPCGHSYCMNCIKSYWDEGEKKLPSCPQCRRTFTQKPELVKNTMLAALVEQLKKTGLQAAPADHCYAGPEDVACDFCSGRKLKAVKSCLVCLASYCKNHLQPHHDVAVLKKHKLVDPSKNTVSAAAERTERQREMEVSRQQIQQEIQDREKDVKLLQQEVEAINQSADKTVEDSEEIFTELISLLQKRSSDVKQQIRSQQETEVRRVRELEEKLQQEITDLKRRDAEMKQLSDTEDHNQFLHNYPSLSPLSESTHSSSISIRPLTHSSSISNRPLRYFQDVTAAVSEVRGQLQDILRDTWTNVSLAITDVDVLLSQPEPEPTSRAGFLKYSCEITLDPNTVHTRLLLSEENRKVTLMKKHQSYSSHPDRFTESGQVLSRESLTGRHYWEVEKKADVVEVAVSYKNISRSGDESGFGYNDKSWSLYCTSDSYAFWYNDIRTSISGPQSSRIGVYLDHRAGVLSFYSVSGTMTLLHRVQTSFTQPLHAGVYVDNTVGNSAELCKLK, via the exons ATGGCGCAGAAAGGAGAtcagctggaccaggaaaccttttcttgttcgatctgtttggaggttttaaaggatccggtggctattccctgtggacacagttaCTGTATGAACTGTATTAAATCCTACTGggatgaaggagagaagaaactcCCCAGCTGTCCTCAGTGTAGACGGACTTTCACTCAGAAACCTGAGCTGGTGAAAAACACCATGTTAGCAGCTTTAGTGGAGCAGCTGAAGAAGACGGGACtccaagctgctcctgctgatcactgctatgctggacctgaAGATGTGGCCTGTGATTTCTGCTCTGGGAGAAAACTGAAAGCCGTCAAGTCCTGTTTAGTCTGTCTGGCCTCTTACTGCAAGAATCACCTTCAACCTCATCATGATGTGGCTGTATTAAAGAAACACAAGCTGGTGGATCCCtccaagaac acagtctcagctgcagcagaaaggactgagaggcagagagagatggaggtgagtcgacaacaaatccagcaggagatccaggacagagagaaagatgtgaagctgcttcagcaggaggtggaggccatcaatcagtctgctgataaaacagtggaggacagtgaggagatcttcactgagctgatctctctcctccagaaaagaagctctgatgtgaagcagcagatcagatcccagcaggaaactgaagtgaggagagtcagagagctggaggagaagctgcagcaggagatcactgacctgaagaggagagacgctgagatgaagcagctctcagacaccgaggaccacaaccagtttctccacaactacccctcactgtcaccactcagtgagtccacacactcctccagcatcagcatccgtcctctcacacactcctccagcatcagcaaccgtcctctcaggtactttcaggatgtgacagcagctgtgtcagaggtcagaggtcaactacaggacatcctgagagacacATGGACAAACGTCTCACTGGCCATCACTGatgtggatgttttactgtcacaaccagaaccagaaccaacgagcagagctggattcttgaaatattcatgtgaaatcactctggatccaaacacagtacacacacggctgttactgtcagaggagaacagaaaggtgactTTAATGAAGAAACATCAGTCTTATTCTAgtcatccagacagattcactGAATCTGGTCAGGTCCTgagtagagagagtctgactggacgtcattactgggaggtggagaagaAAGCAGATGTAGTTGAGgtagcagtttcatacaagaatatcagcagatcaggggATGAAAGTGGATTTGGATATAATGACAAATCTTGGTCACTATATTGTACCTCAGACAGTTATGCATTTTGGTACAACGACATCAGAACCTCCATCTCAGGTCCTCAGAGCTCCAGAATAGGAGTTTAcctggatcacagagcaggtgttctgtccttctacagcgtctctggaaccatgaccctcctccacagagtccagacctccttCACTCAGCCGCTACACGCTGGAGTTTATGTTGATAACACTGTTGGAAACTCAGCTGAGTTGTGTAAACTCAAATAG
- the LOC133452254 gene encoding deoxyribodipyrimidine photo-lyase-like, whose translation MKVICQLSAQRVALQVRRYGKASESVPPFIEELVVRRELTDNFCFYNEKYDSVEGAYAWAQKTLQDHAGDKREYLYTREQLEKAQTHDKLWNGAQYQMVTEGKMHGFLRMYWAKKILEWTRSPEEALSIALYLNDRYELDGQDPNGFVGCMWSICGIHDQGWAERPVFGKIRFMNYKGCLRKFKVAEFERKYCPKKL comes from the exons ATGAAAGTCATTT GCCAGCTGTCGGCCCAGCGTGTGGCGCTGCAAGTCCGGCGGTACGGGAAGGCCAGTGAGTCCGTCCCCCCCTTCATCGAGGAGCTGGTGGTGCGCAGAGAGCTGACGGATAACTTCTGCTTCTACAACGAGAAGTACGACAGCGTGGAAG GGGCGTACGCGTGGGCTCAGAAGACGCTGCAGGATCATGCCGGAGACAAGAGGGAGTATCTGTACACGCGGGAGCAGCTGGAGAAGGCCCAGACGCATGACAAGCTGTGGAACGGTGCTCAG TATCAAATGGTGACGGAGGGGAAGATGCACGGCTTCTTGAGGATGTACTGGGCCAAGAAGATTCTGGAGTGGACCCGCTCGCCAGAGGAGGCTCTCTCCATCGCTCTGTACCTGAACGACCGCTACGAGCTGGACGGCCAGGACCCCAACGGCTTCGTGG GGTGCATGTGGTCCATCTGCGGCATCCACGACCAGGGCTGGGCAGAGAGGCCCGTTTTCGGGAAAATCCGCTTCATGAACTACAAAGGCTGCCTTCGGAAGTTTAAGGTGGCCGAGTTTGAGAGGAAGTACTGTCCTAAGAAGCTGTGA
- the LOC133452255 gene encoding deoxyribodipyrimidine photo-lyase-like → MSFYCSLLTNSGQLSAQRVALQVRRYGKASESVPPFIEELVVRRELTNNFCFYNEKYDSVEGAYAWAQKTLQDHAGDKREYLYTREQLEKAQTHDKLWNGAQYQLVTEGKMHGFLRMYWAKKILEWTRSPEEALSIALYLNDRYELDGQDPNGFVGCMWSICGIHDQGWKERPVFGKIRFMNYKGCLRKFKVAEFERKYCPKKL, encoded by the exons ATGTCATTTTACTGCTCTCTTCTCACAAACAGTG GCCAGCTGTCGGCCCAGCGTGTGGCACTGCAAGTCCGGCGGTACGGGAAGGCCAGTGAGTCCGTCCCCCCCTTCATCGAGGAGCTGGTGGTGCGCAGAGAGCTGACGAACAACTTCTGCTTCTACAACGAGAAGTACGACAGCGTGGAAG GGGCGTACGCGTGGGCTCAGAAGACGCTGCAGGATCATGCCGGAGACAAGAGGGAGTATCTGTACACGCGGGAGCAGCTGGAGAAGGCCCAGACGCATGACAAGCTGTGGAACGGTGCTCAG TATCAATTGGTGACGGAGGGGAAGATGCACGGCTTCTTGAGGATGTACTGGGCCAAGAAGATTCTGGAGTGGACCCGCTCGCCAGAGGAGGCTCTCTCCATCGCTCTGTACCTGAACGACCGCTACGAGCTGGACGGCCAGGACCCCAACGGCTTCGTGG GGTGCATGTGGTCCATCTGCGGCATCCACGACCAGGGCTGGAAAGAGAGGCCCGTTTTCGGGAAAATCCGCTTCATGAACTACAAAGGCTGCCTTCGGAAGTTTAAGGTGGCCGAGTTTGAGAGGAAGTACTGTCCTAAGAAGCTGTGA